The Corynebacterium suranareeae genome window below encodes:
- a CDS encoding NAD(P)-binding domain-containing protein — protein sequence MSTNYAPTNYAAIIIGAGQAGLAAAHELSRRGLTPGKDFLVLDSNDGPGGAWRHRWDSLTLGKAHGIADLPGLPMKRPDPKIPASKLVTEYYGAYEEEFSFAIVRPVKVSRVEPTSPDPTSLLRVSSEDGREWTTRMVLNATGTWTNPYVPYIPGIDKFQGKQLHTVNYRKAEDFKDKKVLVVGGGLSAVQFLLELEGLAETTWATRRPPNFTQREFDAGWGLAVERAVRERTFNGIAPASVVRTTGIPQWPDYLDGVDRGLIVSRGMFDEITPTGVIFGEPPATSAEGLGPSAGATLAVPQSWQPFPAGTQLDVDVIFWNTGFRAALRHLSPMKLRGQGRGIELIDEVSPASDARILLVGYGSTASTVGATRAGRIAGKVAAKRLLVDASPHVN from the coding sequence ATGTCAACTAATTACGCGCCAACCAATTACGCAGCAATCATCATCGGAGCCGGTCAAGCAGGACTCGCGGCAGCACACGAACTTTCTCGCCGAGGACTAACACCCGGCAAAGATTTCCTCGTTCTCGATTCCAACGACGGGCCCGGCGGTGCCTGGCGGCATAGATGGGATTCACTTACTTTAGGAAAAGCCCACGGCATCGCCGACCTTCCAGGACTGCCCATGAAGCGTCCCGACCCCAAAATTCCAGCTTCTAAATTAGTAACCGAATATTACGGAGCGTATGAAGAGGAGTTTTCCTTCGCAATCGTGCGCCCGGTGAAGGTCTCCCGCGTTGAGCCCACCTCTCCTGATCCCACGAGTCTCCTACGCGTGAGCAGCGAGGACGGCCGGGAATGGACCACCCGAATGGTTTTAAACGCAACCGGCACGTGGACCAATCCTTATGTTCCTTATATTCCAGGCATTGATAAATTCCAGGGCAAGCAGCTTCATACCGTTAATTACCGCAAGGCGGAGGACTTTAAGGATAAGAAAGTCCTGGTCGTGGGCGGTGGCTTGAGTGCAGTGCAGTTTTTACTGGAGTTAGAAGGCTTGGCGGAAACTACCTGGGCGACGCGTCGTCCGCCGAACTTCACCCAGCGCGAGTTCGACGCCGGCTGGGGTCTTGCGGTTGAGCGCGCCGTCCGTGAGCGCACATTTAACGGAATCGCGCCAGCAAGCGTTGTGCGCACCACAGGCATTCCACAATGGCCCGACTATCTTGACGGCGTCGATCGAGGCCTGATTGTCAGCCGCGGCATGTTCGATGAAATTACGCCCACCGGAGTAATTTTCGGCGAGCCTCCCGCCACCTCTGCAGAAGGTTTGGGCCCGTCAGCAGGCGCAACGCTGGCAGTTCCGCAAAGCTGGCAACCATTCCCTGCTGGCACGCAACTAGACGTCGACGTCATTTTCTGGAACACCGGCTTCCGCGCCGCGCTACGCCACCTCTCACCGATGAAACTGCGCGGGCAAGGGCGCGGCATCGAACTAATCGACGAGGTCAGCCCCGCCTCCGACGCCCGCATACTGCTCGTCGGCTACGGCTCCACCGCATCCACGGTCGGCGCCACCCGCGCGGGCAGGATTGCTGGCAAGGTTGCGGCTAAAAGATTGCTTGTCGACGCCTCCCCTCACGTAAATTAA
- the clpB gene encoding ATP-dependent chaperone ClpB: MSSFNPTTKTNEAMQAALQQASSLGNPDIRPAHLLVAILEQSDGVAAPVLTATGVEPKDVLAEAKKLVDSYPKASGANMANPNFNRDALNAFTAAQELAGELGDEYVSTEVLLAGIARGKSDAADLLTKKGATYDAIKEAFPSVRGSQRVTTQDPEGQFQALEKYSTDLTKLAREGKIDPVIGRDQEIRRVVQVLSRRTKNNPVLIGEPGVGKTAIVEGLARRIVAGDVPESLKGKTLISLDLGSMVAGAKYRGEFEERLKAVLDEIKGANGEVVTFIDELHTIVGAGASGESAMDAGNMIKPLLARGELRLVGATTLNEYRKYIEKDAALERRFQQVYVGEPTVEDAVGILRGLKERYEVHHGVRIQDSALVAAAELSNRYITSRFLPDKAIDLVDEAASRLRMEIDSSPQEIDELERIVRRLEIEEMALSKESDAASKERLEKLRSELADEREKLSELKARWQNEKSAIDDVREMKEELESLRSESDIAERDGNYGRVAELRYGRIPELEKQIEEAESKVGVNENAMLTEEVTPDTIADVVSAWTGIPAGKMMQGETEKLLNMERVLGNRVVGQLEAVTAVSDAVRRSRAGVADPNRPTGSFLFLGPTGVGKTELAKAVAEFLFDDDRAMIRIDMSEYGEKHSVARLVGAPPGYVGYDQGGQLTEAVRRRPYTVVLFDEVEKAHPDVFDILLQVLDEGRLTDGQGRTVDFRNTILILTSNLGAGGTREQMMDAVKMAFKPEFVNRLDDVVIFDPLSPEQLTSIVDIQIKQLTDRLANRRLALRVSDSAKSWLAERGYDPAYGARPLRRLIQQAIGDTLAKELLAGNVRDGDAVLVDVADGGQKLDVSRAV; encoded by the coding sequence ATGAGTTCATTCAATCCAACTACCAAAACAAATGAAGCCATGCAGGCCGCACTTCAGCAGGCATCCTCGCTTGGTAACCCCGATATCCGCCCAGCCCACCTGTTGGTGGCCATCCTAGAGCAGTCTGATGGTGTGGCAGCCCCAGTGCTCACGGCTACGGGTGTGGAGCCTAAGGACGTTCTTGCAGAGGCCAAGAAGTTGGTGGATTCCTACCCCAAGGCATCGGGCGCCAATATGGCTAACCCTAACTTCAACCGGGATGCACTCAATGCGTTTACTGCAGCTCAGGAGCTTGCTGGTGAATTAGGCGATGAGTACGTTTCAACGGAAGTGCTGCTGGCAGGTATTGCGCGCGGAAAGTCAGATGCTGCTGATCTGTTAACTAAGAAGGGCGCAACTTATGATGCCATCAAGGAAGCTTTTCCTTCTGTTCGCGGATCGCAGCGTGTGACCACTCAGGATCCTGAAGGCCAGTTCCAGGCTTTGGAAAAGTACTCAACTGACCTGACCAAGCTTGCTCGTGAAGGCAAGATTGACCCTGTTATTGGCCGTGACCAGGAAATTCGCCGCGTGGTCCAGGTCCTTAGCCGTCGTACCAAGAACAACCCTGTTCTTATTGGTGAGCCCGGTGTGGGTAAGACGGCCATCGTTGAGGGCCTTGCTCGCCGCATTGTTGCAGGAGACGTTCCAGAATCCCTCAAGGGTAAGACCCTCATCAGTCTTGATTTGGGTTCCATGGTTGCTGGTGCAAAGTACCGTGGTGAGTTCGAGGAGCGTTTGAAGGCTGTTCTTGATGAGATCAAGGGAGCTAACGGTGAGGTAGTGACCTTCATTGATGAGCTGCACACCATTGTTGGTGCTGGCGCTTCTGGTGAATCCGCCATGGATGCCGGAAACATGATCAAGCCATTGCTTGCCCGCGGTGAGCTGCGTTTGGTTGGTGCTACCACGCTAAATGAGTACCGCAAGTACATCGAAAAGGATGCCGCTTTAGAGCGTAGGTTCCAGCAGGTCTATGTTGGTGAGCCAACTGTAGAAGATGCCGTGGGTATTCTTCGTGGACTGAAAGAGCGCTATGAGGTTCACCATGGTGTCCGCATTCAGGACTCCGCATTGGTTGCTGCAGCTGAGCTTTCTAACCGCTACATCACCAGCCGTTTCTTGCCAGACAAGGCTATTGACCTAGTCGATGAAGCTGCGTCACGTCTGCGCATGGAGATTGACTCTTCACCTCAAGAAATCGACGAGCTCGAGCGTATTGTTCGTCGCCTTGAGATTGAAGAGATGGCACTTTCCAAGGAATCAGATGCCGCTTCTAAAGAACGCCTGGAAAAGCTGCGCTCTGAACTTGCCGATGAACGTGAGAAGCTCTCTGAGTTGAAGGCTCGTTGGCAAAATGAAAAGTCTGCGATTGATGATGTCCGTGAGATGAAGGAAGAACTGGAATCTCTACGCTCTGAGTCCGATATTGCAGAACGTGACGGTAACTACGGACGTGTCGCAGAGCTGCGCTACGGCCGGATTCCTGAGCTGGAAAAGCAGATCGAAGAAGCCGAATCCAAGGTGGGGGTCAATGAAAACGCCATGCTCACCGAGGAAGTCACTCCGGATACGATCGCTGATGTTGTCTCCGCATGGACTGGCATCCCAGCAGGCAAGATGATGCAGGGTGAGACCGAAAAGCTTCTGAACATGGAGCGTGTCTTGGGCAACCGTGTGGTCGGTCAGCTGGAGGCAGTAACGGCAGTGTCTGATGCGGTGCGTCGTTCACGTGCTGGTGTTGCCGATCCAAATCGACCCACCGGTTCCTTCCTCTTCCTTGGCCCAACAGGTGTTGGTAAGACAGAGCTTGCTAAGGCTGTTGCAGAGTTCCTCTTCGATGATGATCGCGCCATGATCCGCATCGATATGTCTGAATATGGTGAGAAGCACTCGGTTGCTCGTTTGGTCGGTGCCCCTCCAGGATATGTCGGTTACGACCAAGGTGGACAGCTCACTGAGGCAGTTCGACGCCGCCCCTACACCGTGGTGCTTTTCGACGAAGTTGAAAAAGCCCACCCCGATGTCTTCGATATCCTCCTGCAGGTTCTCGACGAAGGACGGCTCACCGACGGCCAAGGCCGCACCGTGGACTTCCGCAACACCATCTTGATCCTCACCTCCAACCTGGGTGCGGGCGGTACGCGCGAACAGATGATGGACGCTGTGAAGATGGCCTTCAAGCCTGAATTTGTCAACCGTCTCGATGATGTCGTGATCTTTGATCCACTGTCGCCAGAGCAGCTGACCAGCATCGTTGATATCCAGATCAAGCAGCTCACTGACCGTTTGGCAAACCGCAGGCTTGCACTTCGTGTGAGTGATAGCGCGAAGTCCTGGTTGGCTGAGCGTGGTTATGATCCTGCCTATGGCGCTCGTCCATTGCGCAGGCTCATCCAGCAGGCCATCGGTGACACCTTGGCTAAGGAATTGCTGGCAGGCAACGTCCGCGATGGCGATGCAGTGCTTGTCGACGTCGCCGACGGCGGCCAGAAGCTCGACGTCTCCAGGGCGGTCTAA
- a CDS encoding NAD(+)--rifampin ADP-ribosyltransferase encodes MNNQLDQGPFFHGTIAQLQPGDLLKPGHKSNYRPEIIMNHVYFTALVNGAGLAAEIAAELDAGLSDDVSIPRKTPRVYEVKPLGSFDNDPNVTDKKFPGNPTRSYRSDEPLQVIQEITDWTRLTPEALSQWRERLRKITSDKGGEIIN; translated from the coding sequence ATGAATAATCAACTAGATCAGGGGCCCTTTTTCCACGGAACAATAGCGCAGCTTCAACCTGGCGACCTCCTTAAACCTGGCCATAAGTCTAATTACCGCCCTGAAATCATCATGAATCATGTTTATTTCACCGCTTTGGTTAATGGCGCTGGGCTTGCTGCCGAAATCGCTGCTGAATTAGACGCCGGCCTATCGGACGATGTCTCTATTCCCCGGAAAACTCCCCGGGTTTATGAAGTGAAACCTTTGGGAAGTTTTGACAACGATCCCAACGTGACCGACAAAAAGTTTCCAGGCAATCCAACGAGGTCTTATCGCAGTGACGAACCGTTACAGGTCATTCAAGAAATCACCGACTGGACACGATTAACCCCTGAGGCACTATCGCAGTGGAGGGAAAGATTACGCAAGATTACCTCCGATAAGGGCGGAGAAATCATTAACTAG
- a CDS encoding MFS transporter: protein MSTFHKVLLNTMLANVTTGFLFFAVVFWMYLSTGDVALTGIVSGIYMGLIAVCSIFFGTVVDHNFKKNVMVFSSTTTLIFYCLSAVVWVFWLDEDTLSIGNTALWVFVSCILVGSIVEHMRNITLSTVVTLLVPEAERDKANGLVGAVQGVGFLVTSVIAGSAIGFLGMEVTLWICLALSLVALLHLLPIRINEPEIITQEEAQLTLGDDTIPTPASDLSVVSKGIDIKGSMKIILSVPGLLALILFASFNNLIGGVYSALMDPYGLELFSPQLWGLLLGLTSLGFIIGGAVISKTGLGKNPVRTLLLVNVGVAFVGMLFAIREWWWLYILGIFIFMAITPAAEAAEQTILQRVVPFRQQGRVFGLAMAVEMAANPLSTVIVAILAEAYLIPWMAGPGAETFWGIILGDGTARGMALMFLASGAIMLVVVLLAFMSRSYRKLSQYYATTHQDLAGSAEK from the coding sequence TTGTCTACATTTCATAAAGTTTTACTCAACACCATGCTGGCCAACGTCACCACAGGTTTTTTATTCTTCGCCGTGGTGTTTTGGATGTATCTCTCCACCGGCGATGTCGCACTAACTGGCATTGTCAGCGGAATTTACATGGGACTTATTGCAGTATGTTCCATATTTTTCGGCACTGTTGTTGATCACAATTTCAAGAAAAACGTCATGGTGTTTTCCAGCACCACCACGCTCATCTTCTACTGCTTAAGTGCAGTTGTGTGGGTGTTTTGGCTCGACGAAGACACCTTAAGCATTGGAAATACTGCGCTGTGGGTGTTTGTATCCTGCATCCTTGTGGGCTCCATTGTAGAACACATGCGCAACATCACGCTGTCTACCGTGGTGACACTTCTTGTCCCCGAAGCTGAACGCGACAAAGCAAACGGCCTGGTTGGCGCTGTTCAAGGTGTTGGATTTTTGGTCACCAGCGTCATTGCAGGTTCTGCCATCGGATTTTTAGGCATGGAAGTCACCCTCTGGATTTGCCTGGCCCTTTCACTGGTTGCGCTGCTACATCTACTGCCGATCCGCATCAACGAACCTGAAATTATCACCCAGGAAGAAGCCCAACTAACACTTGGCGACGACACCATCCCCACCCCTGCATCTGATCTATCAGTTGTATCCAAAGGCATCGACATCAAAGGCTCAATGAAAATCATCTTGAGCGTGCCGGGCCTACTCGCCTTAATTTTGTTTGCATCATTCAACAATCTGATCGGTGGCGTGTACTCCGCCCTCATGGATCCCTACGGTTTGGAACTTTTCAGCCCACAACTCTGGGGCCTACTGCTTGGTCTCACCAGCTTAGGTTTCATCATTGGCGGTGCCGTAATTTCCAAAACTGGCTTGGGTAAAAACCCGGTGCGCACCTTGCTGCTCGTGAACGTTGGTGTGGCATTCGTAGGCATGCTCTTTGCCATCCGCGAATGGTGGTGGCTCTACATTCTTGGCATTTTCATTTTCATGGCGATCACTCCCGCCGCCGAAGCAGCTGAACAAACAATTCTGCAACGCGTGGTTCCATTCCGTCAGCAAGGACGCGTATTCGGATTAGCCATGGCTGTAGAAATGGCAGCCAACCCACTATCGACAGTGATCGTGGCAATTCTGGCCGAGGCCTACCTCATCCCATGGATGGCTGGTCCCGGCGCGGAAACATTCTGGGGAATAATCCTTGGCGACGGCACCGCCCGCGGCATGGCCTTAATGTTCCTCGCCTCCGGCGCAATCATGCTGGTTGTCGTACTGCTGGCGTTTATGTCCAGGTCCTACCGCAAACTCAGCCAGTACTACGCCACCACGCATCAAGACCTTGCCGGATCTGCTGAGAAGTAG
- a CDS encoding sodium/glutamate symporter has translation MEYTPFDLILDVGWISGLMIIGNIMRRKIPFFQTLLIPSSITAGLIGMILGPKVLGLIGWSDHLSTYTTVLIAIVFAAMPYSMKFDRGVRTGMKTMWAYSTAMFVGQWGLFILLGLFLFQPVWGTEEWFGMMLPVGFVGGFGTAAAVGTALESSGAEAAMSLGFTSATVGTFAAIVGGIIFTTWGIKKGKTAAMPAQLPWDLRSGYIDKLSERPSIGKASTNPSAIEPLALHTGIILLTVAVAYSINQWLGEIFPTVSIPLFAMSFVVGIVGMGIMRALKKPEYLDRETVNSVSGAATDYLIAFGIASIAPAAIADYWVPLVVLFVLGTIYCCFFFFWVAPRFFGEKWLERAIFGWGWATAAVATGIALLKIVDPKLKSGTLNEYGVAYIGFAPFEIGMTIIAPIAVLTGFTMGLGWASLIIAIVILGLAWGLKWLPERGHVRGEGKPQ, from the coding sequence ATGGAGTACACACCGTTTGATCTGATTCTCGATGTGGGGTGGATTTCGGGATTGATGATTATCGGCAATATCATGCGCCGGAAGATCCCATTTTTCCAGACTTTGCTCATTCCTTCCTCTATTACTGCTGGTCTGATTGGCATGATTTTGGGCCCTAAGGTGTTGGGGCTGATTGGTTGGTCTGATCATCTTTCTACTTACACCACTGTGTTGATTGCGATTGTGTTTGCGGCGATGCCGTATTCCATGAAGTTTGATCGTGGTGTGCGTACTGGCATGAAGACGATGTGGGCGTATTCCACGGCAATGTTTGTGGGGCAGTGGGGCCTGTTTATTTTGTTGGGACTGTTTTTGTTCCAGCCGGTGTGGGGTACCGAAGAGTGGTTCGGCATGATGTTGCCGGTTGGTTTCGTTGGTGGTTTTGGTACCGCTGCTGCGGTGGGCACTGCGTTGGAGTCTTCGGGTGCAGAAGCTGCGATGTCTTTGGGCTTTACTTCGGCAACAGTTGGTACGTTCGCTGCGATTGTTGGTGGAATCATTTTCACAACGTGGGGCATTAAGAAGGGTAAGACTGCGGCGATGCCTGCGCAGTTGCCGTGGGATTTGCGTTCGGGTTATATCGATAAGCTCAGTGAACGTCCATCGATCGGTAAAGCAAGCACTAATCCTTCGGCGATTGAGCCGTTAGCGCTGCACACTGGCATCATTTTGCTCACGGTTGCGGTTGCGTATTCGATTAACCAGTGGCTCGGTGAGATTTTCCCAACCGTTTCCATTCCGCTTTTCGCCATGTCGTTTGTGGTTGGCATCGTGGGTATGGGCATTATGCGCGCGCTGAAGAAGCCTGAGTATTTGGATCGTGAGACTGTTAATTCAGTATCCGGCGCAGCGACGGATTATCTCATCGCGTTTGGTATTGCATCCATTGCGCCTGCCGCGATTGCTGATTATTGGGTGCCTCTCGTGGTGCTGTTTGTGTTGGGTACTATTTATTGTTGTTTCTTCTTTTTCTGGGTTGCTCCGCGTTTCTTTGGTGAAAAGTGGTTGGAGCGCGCGATCTTTGGTTGGGGTTGGGCAACCGCGGCGGTGGCAACTGGTATCGCCTTGCTGAAGATTGTTGATCCCAAATTGAAGTCGGGAACGCTCAATGAGTATGGCGTGGCGTATATCGGTTTCGCTCCGTTTGAAATCGGCATGACGATCATCGCGCCAATTGCGGTGCTCACTGGCTTTACCATGGGGCTTGGTTGGGCCTCGCTTATTATTGCGATCGTAATTTTAGGCCTCGCGTGGGGTCTGAAGTGGCTGCCAGAGCGCGGACACGTCCGCGGAGAAGGTAAGCCGCAATAA
- a CDS encoding PLP-dependent transferase, translating into MASTHRHDHGSVPGGLEAFLALRGLHSLAVRLDRAESNAAELARRLNAHPSVTRVDYPGLLDDPQHEKAVRVLPSGCGNMLSFELDATPERTDEILEGLSLLTHATSLGGVETAIERRTRWDAEVAAGVPMTLCRVSVGIEDVEDLWEDLNASIDKVLG; encoded by the coding sequence GTGGCGTCCACTCACCGTCACGATCATGGGTCGGTACCGGGAGGACTTGAAGCGTTTCTTGCTCTCCGGGGATTGCATTCTTTAGCTGTGCGTCTTGATCGAGCAGAATCCAACGCAGCGGAGCTTGCGCGTCGACTAAATGCGCATCCTTCGGTTACCCGCGTTGATTATCCAGGGCTTTTAGATGATCCCCAACATGAAAAAGCTGTGCGAGTTCTACCCTCTGGATGCGGAAACATGTTGTCATTTGAGCTTGATGCAACACCTGAACGAACTGATGAGATTCTCGAAGGCCTGTCACTGTTAACCCACGCGACCAGTTTGGGTGGTGTGGAAACAGCAATTGAACGACGCACCAGGTGGGATGCTGAAGTGGCGGCAGGAGTACCTATGACCCTTTGCCGCGTTTCGGTAGGAATTGAAGACGTTGAAGATCTGTGGGAAGACCTCAACGCCTCAATCGACAAAGTCCTGGGTTAG
- a CDS encoding DUF4265 domain-containing protein: MGKQEKLRIPLDVPGVESEEVGVEPLAEGYYLVATLPAVAQDCALGDVVRAHHVDEVLEFQHVAVAGGNKTLRVLVDAIAADHVRAQLESLGLYVEAPMTEMLTVNIAPDSPKHGLENLLDDLHAQGVIFRAL, from the coding sequence GTGGGCAAGCAGGAAAAGCTGCGCATTCCACTGGATGTCCCGGGAGTGGAATCTGAAGAGGTAGGCGTAGAACCGCTTGCTGAAGGCTACTACCTTGTAGCCACCCTTCCTGCCGTCGCCCAGGATTGTGCCCTAGGAGATGTCGTACGGGCACACCATGTTGATGAAGTCTTGGAATTTCAACACGTGGCGGTCGCTGGCGGAAACAAAACACTTCGAGTGCTTGTCGACGCCATCGCCGCCGACCATGTGCGCGCCCAATTGGAATCACTGGGATTGTATGTTGAAGCCCCGATGACAGAAATGTTGACGGTCAATATCGCACCTGATTCCCCAAAGCATGGTTTAGAAAACCTCCTTGATGATCTACATGCTCAAGGTGTGATCTTCCGGGCTCTCTAG
- a CDS encoding LLM class flavin-dependent oxidoreductase, whose product MKAFGFLSFGHYQIGHERSMLKQALELAKEADAIGVNGAYFRVHHFAPQGASPMPLLGAIIGATKHIEVGTGVVDMRYENPLHLAEEAAALNLLADGRVALGVSRGSPEPADKGWEAFGYDGGDDPKAAGMAREKFLRFLNAIDGHGMAVASENQYPRLYHPGTPLPIFPHDPDLRKSIWWGAGSHNTAEQAARDGVNLMSSTLVAEATGQSFGDLQADQIAFYRQAWKEAGHDWTPRVSVSRSIFPIVTDRDRELFGLQGQGGDQIGILDDARSTFGRSYAGSPDELIDQLKEDKAVMEADTLMLTVPNQMGVEVNLSILKNFAEHVAPALGWQPNTEGLVTGYEF is encoded by the coding sequence ATGAAAGCATTCGGGTTTTTAAGCTTCGGGCACTATCAAATAGGCCACGAACGTTCCATGTTGAAACAAGCATTGGAATTAGCAAAAGAAGCAGACGCCATTGGAGTAAATGGCGCCTACTTCCGGGTTCACCACTTCGCTCCTCAAGGAGCATCACCAATGCCCCTCCTTGGAGCCATCATCGGCGCCACCAAACACATTGAAGTAGGTACTGGCGTAGTGGACATGCGTTATGAAAATCCCCTACATCTTGCCGAGGAAGCAGCAGCATTGAACCTGCTTGCCGATGGCCGAGTAGCACTTGGAGTGTCCAGGGGATCACCAGAACCAGCCGACAAGGGTTGGGAAGCATTCGGCTACGACGGCGGCGATGATCCTAAAGCTGCTGGCATGGCACGCGAGAAATTCCTTCGTTTCTTAAACGCTATTGATGGTCACGGCATGGCTGTCGCATCCGAGAATCAATACCCACGCCTCTACCATCCAGGCACTCCTTTGCCGATCTTCCCCCATGATCCTGACCTGCGGAAATCTATTTGGTGGGGCGCTGGATCTCACAACACAGCCGAACAGGCAGCACGTGATGGTGTCAACCTCATGAGTTCCACTTTGGTTGCTGAAGCTACAGGTCAGTCTTTTGGTGACCTGCAAGCAGATCAAATTGCGTTCTACCGGCAGGCATGGAAAGAAGCTGGACACGATTGGACTCCTCGTGTGTCTGTGTCCAGGTCAATCTTCCCCATCGTCACAGACCGCGACCGCGAGCTATTTGGACTTCAAGGACAAGGTGGCGATCAAATTGGCATCTTGGATGACGCTCGATCCACCTTTGGCCGAAGCTACGCCGGAAGCCCTGATGAGCTTATTGATCAGCTCAAGGAAGACAAGGCTGTGATGGAAGCCGACACGTTGATGCTGACGGTTCCCAACCAAATGGGTGTCGAGGTCAACCTATCTATTCTGAAGAACTTCGCCGAACATGTAGCTCCGGCACTCGGATGGCAACCAAACACAGAAGGCCTGGTCACCGGTTACGAGTTCTAA
- a CDS encoding 2-polyprenylphenol hydroxylase, giving the protein MTPRPVSSVARLVEDNAQDFLRAVQAKLLTLAPQARGHFPTADDATHISIAEMVSALLEGTGEEGKVDDKTLEFFKEAALDARRFGLTPEIHSALGEAVRSELVSLCADLPFENVLFAERAIAATTAVSIEAVREADEAHIPASYQAEIVEVEKRSRRFTVVRMQAETQLPYLPGQYLAATADFLPNTWRYLCPSIPTNEWGQVEFHIQSDADDIAGLLATTRPGDKWQLGPGRGDFGQSKISSGNDLLFIAHGTGLAPLRAYMFELMNQAAPPRLHFFVGADYPGELYELTGMWNFAAASPWLSVVPVSTHDKDAWWVQATEASQPPRGLHLHQTGSMAKIVTEAGAWADRNVLIAGPESWARDVRRAMIRRGTPAQQIEILGF; this is encoded by the coding sequence GTGACACCTCGCCCTGTTTCTTCTGTTGCGCGACTCGTTGAGGATAACGCGCAAGATTTTCTTCGTGCCGTTCAGGCGAAACTTTTAACGCTCGCGCCGCAGGCTCGTGGGCATTTTCCCACTGCGGATGATGCGACTCATATCAGCATCGCTGAAATGGTGAGTGCGCTGTTGGAAGGCACTGGCGAGGAGGGGAAAGTCGATGACAAAACACTGGAGTTTTTTAAAGAAGCAGCCTTGGATGCGCGTCGATTTGGTCTAACCCCAGAAATACACAGCGCTTTGGGTGAGGCCGTGCGCAGCGAATTAGTGTCATTATGCGCGGACCTTCCCTTTGAAAATGTGCTGTTTGCCGAGCGTGCAATTGCTGCAACTACGGCTGTCTCTATCGAGGCGGTTCGTGAGGCTGATGAGGCGCACATTCCCGCGTCATATCAGGCAGAAATTGTAGAAGTGGAAAAGCGCAGCCGTAGGTTCACCGTCGTGCGCATGCAAGCTGAAACACAACTTCCCTACCTGCCGGGACAATATCTTGCAGCAACTGCGGATTTTCTCCCCAATACCTGGCGCTACCTGTGCCCTTCCATCCCGACCAACGAATGGGGGCAGGTGGAGTTTCACATCCAATCAGACGCAGATGATATCGCTGGACTTTTAGCCACCACACGCCCTGGCGATAAATGGCAGCTTGGCCCCGGTCGTGGTGATTTCGGACAAAGTAAAATTAGTTCCGGCAATGACTTGTTATTTATTGCCCATGGAACCGGCCTGGCACCTCTTCGCGCCTACATGTTTGAGCTGATGAACCAAGCAGCACCTCCACGTTTGCACTTTTTCGTCGGTGCCGACTACCCCGGTGAGCTCTACGAACTCACCGGCATGTGGAATTTTGCAGCAGCCAGCCCATGGCTTTCTGTCGTACCAGTGTCAACGCATGACAAGGATGCGTGGTGGGTTCAGGCCACCGAAGCATCGCAGCCACCTCGGGGTTTGCATTTGCACCAAACGGGTTCGATGGCAAAAATCGTCACCGAAGCAGGTGCTTGGGCGGACCGCAACGTGTTAATTGCTGGCCCTGAATCGTGGGCTCGGGATGTGCGGCGCGCGATGATTAGGCGTGGAACTCCGGCCCAACAGATTGAGATTTTGGGGTTCTAG
- a CDS encoding helix-turn-helix domain-containing protein: MEDDLSEALAKALFDARTQRRLSISALAESSGVSRAMISRVENSEAQPSAALLGRLSGALGMTLSELIAQAEGGHDRLTRRSKQPVWTDPATGYTRRAVSQPSESPLELVEVMLPPGSEVGYPADAYRFMDQLVWVLEGSVRITEGEEVHELSTGDCLRFGPPRDTVFANPTTVTTRYLVALDKRVPRT; the protein is encoded by the coding sequence ATGGAAGACGATCTAAGTGAAGCTCTCGCCAAAGCGCTTTTCGACGCACGAACCCAACGCAGGCTCTCCATCTCGGCGTTAGCTGAATCTTCCGGTGTGTCACGAGCAATGATTTCCCGCGTAGAAAACTCAGAGGCGCAACCAAGCGCTGCATTACTTGGACGCCTTTCCGGTGCGTTGGGTATGACTCTTTCAGAGCTCATTGCACAAGCTGAAGGCGGTCATGACCGGCTCACTCGGCGGTCAAAGCAGCCTGTATGGACAGATCCAGCTACCGGTTACACACGGCGTGCAGTGTCACAGCCGTCAGAATCGCCACTAGAACTAGTGGAAGTAATGCTGCCTCCAGGATCAGAAGTTGGCTACCCAGCGGATGCTTACCGTTTCATGGATCAGTTGGTCTGGGTGCTCGAAGGATCCGTTCGTATTACTGAAGGTGAAGAGGTCCACGAACTTTCAACGGGGGATTGTCTACGGTTTGGGCCTCCGCGAGACACCGTCTTTGCTAATCCCACCACCGTAACCACGAGGTATTTAGTTGCCTTGGACAAGCGTGTACCTCGTACTTGA